The following nucleotide sequence is from Pseudoliparis swirei isolate HS2019 ecotype Mariana Trench chromosome 7, NWPU_hadal_v1, whole genome shotgun sequence.
CTGGACTGAAACCTGAGCCGATGACGTTCACATCAGCGCCAGCTCGCCGTTAGCTCAAGCTAGCTGTAGCTCGGCTACCGCTCGTCTTTGTTCCTGCTCACACCTTCAAACGTCACGTTGTAATAGAAATACATCAGCGGCGTGACCGTACGATTAGTTTACCTGTAAGCGAGGGCGATATAGACCCAACGACTCgggaacaaaaaaaataaacaaagtacgaCGACGTACCCTTTGTGTTTTAACCAAGAGAAAAGCTCAATCGTGCGTACATTTAGTTTAAGTTAGCAGGAGAGCGAACATACAATGACACTGGCGAACGTCGCGTGTCCAATTAACGTGAACATTTACAACGACAAAGCTGTGGGCTCGGAATACAAATGAAGGTATGTGGGGTTAGAAAAGTTGTCGACAAATGCGTGGCCCGTTCGTGTTAAGCTACCACCGATATCATCAGCAGGCCGACTGCTCGGCATGTGAACGGCCCGTCCGCATACAATGAAGGCAGCGCTACAGTCACTTACGGATACAGCGCTCGTTACTTAGCGAGCTAGTTAGCTAGCCACCGAAGAGGACGAACGGTTCCTCTGAACCGACCGATCGGTTTTCCTTATATGAATGTAAAAGTTACACTATAAGACACTCGTGTCGTCCAAGTGGCTTTTGAAGAGACAACATTGGCACAACACAtcgtaatatttattttacctgCTAACACGCTTCGctcagccagcagcagcagatgcTGTCACGTGACCCACCGCGCCGTTGTTCAACGTTCTGAGGCGAACACTACCAACCAAAACCCACCGCGCTGGTCAGGTGGTTTAACACCGTACACTTACGTGCGCGCTCCTGTCTGGGAGCGCGCTTTGCTTTATTGTTTCCAGCCTAAAAGAACGGGTGAAAACTTTCCTCACAGACCATTTGGTGATTTTTCCGAAGATTCCGCACATATGTATGCGTAGGATCCAGTGAGATCAGATACAGCCTCCGTGTGGCGATGATTCAATGTATCCGAGAcggagtttaaaaataaatatcgttCTTCTTTTCTTGATCCAAAACAGGTCGAGTAGGTTTCTTCGATGATGGTGTAATACTAGATGTGACCCACTGAATTCGCATTGTCTTTATAAGCTTGCATCTCATATTAAAATTATGTTTACCCATTTACTCTTATCTCTGCTCTTCATggaatatatacattttcataATGAAAGGCTATTTGAATAGGCAAATAGACAAggtaaaaacaacatttctaCACTGCCCCACTCAGAAAATAATCATCAAATCACCACTTCCTGATATAAATAattcacaacacagacacatttaGGCAACGTTGTATCATTATTATTCAATCTTAAACTCTTAGAACTTTGTTCCAAAAACAAATACCCTCAACGCCTGAGCTGAAAAACAAATAAGACACCAAATATCCAATtactttagaaaacaaaaaGCATATGATTtctaaacatgaaataaaatagcATTACACTTGTCACTCAGTAAATAGTTCAGTAGACAACCTGAGCTCAAGTTTCAACAGAATGTTATCATGTGCTCTGTTTTCATGGGGGGACAACTCAAGATCAGTACTTTTTTAAGACCAAGAAAAGGAAAGAGCAAAGCAGATACATTATTATCAGTCTGATACAAGGAGAAAATGCCAAGATTGTTCCAAGAATGGGTTTGGAAAAGAATAAACCTGTTGGATTAGGTTAAATGAAAAGTAGGCTACATAAATAGCAGCAATTCAAACTTAGAACTTGCTTTCTTAAATAACACTGATCGAAGTTTCCACATCTCCATTTTAAAATGAACCTGATAAATTATTAttcaaaaactaaatatgtaagAATATCATAATCTAATACTAATAAATTATCTGAGGATCGAAGAGGAAAAAATAGCAATACTAATATTGACAGTCAGATATTGTATATAGTGTTGTCAGTGAAAAATATATTGTGCACTTATAAACGTCACAGCTTTGCATACCTGCCATTTCTTTAAGGTGTAGGcgacacatacaaatacaaatattctcTTATTGCTTATCAACTTAATTAATTAGATTAGTTGAATACTGATGATCTTCTTCCCCGTTGTGTGGCTGGTTAGTATTACTCGGCTTAAGGTATGGCTGCAGCTGAGCTATCATGCTCTGGACACAGCGGGCCTTTCTCTCCATGATATCCACCAGTTTGTGCACATACTCTCCAAATGCCTGTTGAGAGACAACCAGATGGAAAGTGGGgacaaattaaatacattttaaaatctagtttacaaaaataaatgaactaaCAAATGTGGCTTTGATTCATTCTGACCATATCAGGTTGCTGGCACAGAAGAGTCCCCTCTTTACAACATAAAGCCTCCATCTCTTCTAGCTGCTCCAAATGCGCCTGCACAACACACCACCTAAAGTTGGATTGgattagaaaaaaataaggttTTATTGAAGCTAATAACCCCAAAATACACCACAGGTTTTCTAAATTTGTCACCAAAGGGTGTATGATTTCTGTATGAATTCAATATCACCGTAACACAGTTtagtattatcattatttgtggTTGGATTAATCCTAGCGATGTCTCAGTATCATGTGCTCTGGCTTCTCAAACGCCCCTTTAGAATGATTGTGGAAACAACATTGTGAGATTGCAGGTACTTACTGCCTGGGGTCCAAATCTTCCAATGTAGACAGATTGGTGATGGGTGTAATTGTGTAATTGCTGGCGGTCTCTTGACAGTTCTTTTGGAGTGAGATGTTTGTATTGGTCGGATGATTTGAATGTCCTGTATGACATTGCTTTGGCACTGTGTTCAACTGGCCCAAAACACTGTCTGACTGTGGTGTTGAAATGGAAAAAGCAAGCTTGCTGAGCATATAGCGTGAATATTCTGGTGGCACATGGGTGGCACCAGAATATGTCATTAGATTGTGTGAGTTGGGTGAACTAGTGTTTCCAGATGGCTGGGCAGAGGATGAGATGGAATGCATGATAGAAGTTTCTGTAGAACCACATGTAGAGGTTTTAAGTGGGGATGTAGGAGGTATGTAGCCCAGGACCTCAATAGCTGGTGTAGTTTGGGGTTTCTGATTGTTCTCTTGGTCCCGGAGAGAGACCAGGATAACCTCAGGGATAGGAGGCTTCATCATACCTGGAAAAGATTTAGAAGAGAAAAcaaattcacattttatttcttaaGCACTAGTTAGtccactcacaaacacacacagaactcaCATCTACCTCTTCCACAATGGTCACATGTGTATACATGCCTTTTATTTGCTCAGTGTAATTTGCAGCTGTCATGGTGTCAGAGATGAGAGGGCAGGCAGTCTTTGACTTTGGCAGCTCCAAAAAAGACAAGCGAAATTCCACGTCCTCGTCCACGACAATTTCCCCTGCTCTTTCAATTTCAAGCGGACACAATGAGGTTTTTTTCTGTTCCCCTTGGAGAAACGGGGCTGTGGCGGTCTGTCGGTCCCCTTGAAGCAGGGAGATGCTAATGGGGTCTATGATGTAACTGAGAGAATCTGCCGTCACCTCATGAGGCAAAACAGACCCTTTGGCTCTAACCTCTGGATGGCTGTGTTCCATTGGGTAAGCTGGACTTTCAGATAATATGTTAAGGGATTTCGCAGGTATTTTACAACCACTGCGTGTGATGGGAGTAGTGAGAGGCAGTATGGCCCAATGAGAATTTGAAAAGTGTGTTCTATTGACGAGAGCAGCAAACCCTGGTTGCTTCTCTTTATAGCTGCTTGGTGGCATTTCCCTTTGAGCATTTTTCAATGGCAGAGGTGCGATGTTTGAGGGGTATCTGGTATGTTTAAACTTACGGGTGAGATCACTGAGTTTATTAGGGGTCAGGGTGGCGTGTTCACAGGCTGGGGAGAGGGGTCGTTCAGCTGGAGCTCGTTGATGGGATGACTCAGCAGGAGGGTGGTTAAAGAGGCTGTTGCTGTCAATGCCGCTGTGGTTGGACAGTAAACCATAGCCATCAACTTCTTCTCGCTCTTCAGTACTCCACACTCCATCACGTGGGTCATCAGAGGTATCTGTTTCTTCCCCACCCGCATATCTGCTGTCTTCTGAGACACAGTTATACACAACTAAGGGCTCTACATCAGCTGGTATTGCCCCTGTCATCCTGTTCACATGCTCTGTCTCTGATGTTGTAGCCCACcccctttcttttcctccttccatCCCAGCTGGCCTCCACTCTTCCCTCCTTACTCTTACATCTCCTTCCCCTGTTTCCTTATGTGACTTCTTCTCATGTGTACCTCTGTCTTGTCCAAATAttgcttctcctccctccctagATATCGTCCACTTTTCACTAACACCACCTGAGCCACCGTGACCAATCTCATCCTTATGTTTACTGTAGCTTGGAGAGGTTTCAGTTCGTAAGCAAATGTCTCCACGGGGGAAGAACGACAACTTGTTACTGTTGTTATCAGCCCTAACGTCAACCCTAGCTCTGCATGCATCTAAATTCTCTCCCAAACCATGCTGTATACAGTCAGAAacggaggagcaggaagtgttTTGGAGAGAAGAACTGGAAGATGGAGggacagaagaagagagagaggtctggatggaagaagaaaaagagagacatgtagagggTGAGAAGAGATGGACAGATGAAGAAGCTGATGAAGGCAtaaactgctgcagctgctgatgaTACTGTCTAAGatgcctctccctctccttattcCTTTCATCATCTTTTTGTACATCTCTTTTATGTGACCTTTCTACTTCACTACTTGTGTCTCTACTACTTTCCACTTGTCTTTCCTGCTCTatccatcttctctcctcttttcttccctctttcaAAGTGCTTTTCTgattctctttttctctgtggTTGAATTCACTGTCAGTTACTCCATACCCTTTTCTTATTCTACCTTCCCTCCCACCTGTTCTCTTCCTAGTATCACCTATACCCAAACCTCTGACTGGTGTAATGTGTTCAAGTCCGATCCCCTTTCTTGTGCTTGGATTTGTTTCCTCTCCCCATCTGCTGTTTTTGGGTATGGAGCAGATAATTGAACCCCCCGTGGTTAATCTCGTGGTAGGTGTGGTGAAACCAAAATCCTCTCTTTGTTGCCCTAACTTTGGCTTTTTAGTAGGACTTTTCCCTCTTGTGCCAACAATGTTGCCTcggctgctactgctgctgctgctgttggacAGGTTTTGTTTGGGGGAGTCGTGTATTGTCTTGTTTCTTCTTCCACCTCTCAGCCCTATTTGTCCCTTCAACTCCTTCACCCTATAAACAAATCAAGAAGATGTATAACATTTCAAATAGCAATCACTGATGTTTATCTCTACCAACCCTGACActatcaaaaagaaaaaagaaaaaaaggactgTATAAGTTGTAAACAATGTGAccgagatgaagaaaaaaactttgtaTTTAAAAGATTATACTATTTTAAGTTTCCACATTTTAAAATAGGATGAATGAAAGCCATTAAGGAtctaagaaaaacaacaacaacaacacatttccaGCAACAAATATCCGATGCAAACGAATTATACACACTTACCGGTCGGCGTATCTCAGGGTATTTAGTGTGTGCTCAGTTGCCAAGTGACCAGGTGAAATGTTGGCAATCATGCATGTCATTGAGTCTCCAACAAACGAGTCTTTCAAAACCTAGAAAGGAAGAAATGTAGTCCAAAAAACACAAGAGTTTATTGATGGACTGGACAAAAACATCAAGCATGATATTAATACACAttgttacacacatacacacacacacaccacaagaaCCAATCAAAATCAGCAAGTGGCACAAGATTTAGTACCTGAGTGAGTTTGCTTTGTCTGAAAGGTGTGTGCGACTGCTCTTGATCAAGGGACCGGATACACTCTTTAAGctgagaaaacaacaacgagAAAATATGTGAAATCCTTTTTCAATGTCTTTGACTTTATGTGTGATTTCCCTgcgagagagtgtgagtgtgtgtgtttgtgtgtgtgtatgtgtgtgtgtgtgtgtgcgtgcgtgtaacTTACAGCCAACAGACTCTGGTTGATCTCAGCTCCCTCCATACGACTCTGCCTATTTGGTTCTTTGGTATCTGATGCCCTCTCACTTCCTGCTAGGTCCACAAACCACATTCTACCAGCACAAACACCTTTCTTAGTTCAGTCATTTCACACCAATACTACTGGCCATACCTGATCTACAATAACCCGAGTAATGCTTTAAGTCAGAAAGTGTATAATACGCCTACAATAGAATAAACACATGTTGTCACTCACCTACCAGCAATCTGCTGGTTTGTATCTCTCAGCTGAATCTGAAGCAAGGCATGGgaacgagaggagaggggatTCACGCCACTCATTCCTTGTGTGCGCTCTTCTGTACCCCGTGAAATCACCTTTGTAAAAGACAATGAAGAATGCAGAAGGGAGAcatgggaaagagagagatcaTTAAATAAGGAAATAATGGCAATATTTAGTGAAATacaacagtaaatatatatgctttTAAGTTCTTTATCAATTTTAGCTAGCACCTCGGGTTGTTTTTCACATCCTCGTGGATGCACCAGCAGATTTCTTAGTACCTTAATTGAAATATTACCCAACAAGAAAACTTCTAGTTAAGTAGAGTGTTTTTTGTGACAACAAAATAGACTTAAAAGGCACAGTGTGTGGGATTTGTTGGCATCTAGTGGCATTGGTTGCAAAATGCATCAAACTGAATACTCCGTCCTTTTCAAGACTGTGGTGATAGGACCAAAATCTTTCAATGCCATTCGACTAGAAAACAAAAGGATGTTGTTGGGTTTGTCTATTCCGGGCTATTACAGAAACATGGCGGTGCAACTCGGCGGACTCCGGGAAGAGGATCTgatccctatatatatatatatatatgaactgtAGGGATGAACTGTAAGTTCAGTTAAACTTACATCTAACGCAAGctaacaaaaacacaatgatTCCTAGTCTCAGGTGATTATACACTAATGAAAACATAGGTAtgcatattatattacatttagtAATCCAGCGCTTGACTACACACTATGGACATGAGGATATTTGAAAGGGGGAAACCTCCAATAGTGATCTGACTGAGTCCACTCTGATATCACGCAGCCCAACAATGTGGACCACCTTTTGTCCATCCTCCCTGGCAAACAATCTaatgaaggaagaagaggaaaaagaaataaaagaatcagAAAATCAAGGGTTCTCATACATCCAACTAATAAGAAAAAGTTTACTTTGAAGGTGATTTTACCAAAAAGGTATCATGTCTATGGAAAAAATATGACATCTGTTTTTGATCAATTGCTAGCTGGTTATCTTTTCATCTTTCTTCAAaagcaactccaactcaaacaTTATTACGTTCTtttaacacaacacacacctttTTCTGTGGTCCAACAGGTCATACAGCTGACCACAGTAGATCTCAAAGAAACTCACATACACCAACAAGGGTGAGTGCATGGGAGTGGTGGAGAGGTACGCAAAGATGTCCAGGACTGCCAGTGCATACAACCCTGGTCTCAAAGGAGAACCCAGCATGGTGTGAGTCTTCCCCGCACCTGTTTGGCCAAATGCAAAGCAGGTGGCCTTGCctctatggacacacacacagaacaaataatacaaacaaataaagataGCTAGAGAGCACTGATTCGTAAAAACACAACGCTAAAAAACATTTACGTCAAGGCCCAGAATTGACTAATTTGGATCATTTTAGATCCATAGTAACCTACCCATTGAGCATGTGCTGCACCAGAGGATATGCTGTTCTTTGATACACCTCTTCGTTGGAGCTCTCCTCCCCAAAAACCTGGTCAAAGTAGAACCTGTGCTGCAGGgacaagagacagagggacaagGCATTAAATAAACTAAACAACAGTGAGATGCTATGTCAAGGTGACCCTACACACAATTCAGAAAACTTCATGCATCAACAAAAATACTTCATGCTGCTAAACTGAGCccacatctcttttttttactcaaatGGAAAATCTAAGTCAAGCCAGATAGAAATCCTGAtgatcgccactcatcatcacagtTTGACGacaatgtgtgtttatttagagACACTTATATCTTCAGTTGTACCTGTTATTGTAAAAACACAGTTTCAGACAGAAAACATTAATATATCAGTGTCTCCTCTCAACACATTATCTACCTGTAGTGTGTACTGTGAGAGATCCACAGCCTCTTTACTTTCATGGACGATCACACACTCTCCACTCGGAGTTGTTACAACATCTGCCTCTCCTCTTCTGCACTCTGTGTGCATCAGAGGTCTTTtcctcagacacacactgatcCGTTGCCCGCCTGGttgcctgcacacacacgcgcacacaaaaTTAAAGATCATGTGCAAAGGAAACAATGCTCATATGCAAAAGAAGAGCCACAGCCACATAAAGAATGCAACACAAACCACCGCCACTTACTTTTTGTTTGGAGCAGGAGGGGAACTCAGTGGTA
It contains:
- the LOC130196855 gene encoding uncharacterized protein LOC130196855 isoform X1, producing the protein MDHHLKLFSCLEDTVHVCASRYRNNVADQGKESAIPVQLDTVSGCKGKNNHRPDFHSSFSNKLLGHKVRKGISRKEKLFCKINSNMATEHMAKPTPVYESKRTAGYNYGLPLSSPPAPNKKQPGGQRISVCLRKRPLMHTECRRGEADVVTTPSGECVIVHESKEAVDLSQYTLQHRFYFDQVFGEESSNEEVYQRTAYPLVQHMLNGGKATCFAFGQTGAGKTHTMLGSPLRPGLYALAVLDIFAYLSTTPMHSPLLVYVSFFEIYCGQLYDLLDHRKRLFAREDGQKVVHIVGLRDIRVDSVRSLLEVISRGTEERTQGMSGVNPLSSRSHALLQIQLRDTNQQIAGRMWFVDLAGSERASDTKEPNRQSRMEGAEINQSLLALKECIRSLDQEQSHTPFRQSKLTQVLKDSFVGDSMTCMIANISPGHLATEHTLNTLRYADRVKELKGQIGLRGGRRNKTIHDSPKQNLSNSSSSSSSRGNIVGTRGKSPTKKPKLGQQREDFGFTTPTTRLTTGGSIICSIPKNSRWGEETNPSTRKGIGLEHITPVRGLGIGDTRKRTGGREGRIRKGYGVTDSEFNHREKENQKSTLKEGRKEERRWIEQERQVESSRDTSSEVERSHKRDVQKDDERNKERERHLRQYHQQLQQFMPSSASSSVHLFSPSTCLSFSSSIQTSLSSSVPPSSSSSLQNTSCSSVSDCIQHGLGENLDACRARVDVRADNNSNKLSFFPRGDICLRTETSPSYSKHKDEIGHGGSGGVSEKWTISREGGEAIFGQDRGTHEKKSHKETGEGDVRVRREEWRPAGMEGGKERGWATTSETEHVNRMTGAIPADVEPLVVYNCVSEDSRYAGGEETDTSDDPRDGVWSTEEREEVDGYGLLSNHSGIDSNSLFNHPPAESSHQRAPAERPLSPACEHATLTPNKLSDLTRKFKHTRYPSNIAPLPLKNAQREMPPSSYKEKQPGFAALVNRTHFSNSHWAILPLTTPITRSGCKIPAKSLNILSESPAYPMEHSHPEVRAKGSVLPHEVTADSLSYIIDPISISLLQGDRQTATAPFLQGEQKKTSLCPLEIERAGEIVVDEDVEFRLSFLELPKSKTACPLISDTMTAANYTEQIKGMMKPPIPEVILVSLRDQENNQKPQTTPAIEVLGYIPPTSPLKTSTCGSTETSIMHSISSSAQPSGNTSSPNSHNLMTYSGATHVPPEYSRYMLSKLAFSISTPQSDSVLGQLNTVPKQCHTGHSNHPTNTNISLQKNCQETASNYTITPITNLSTLEDLDPRQWCVVQAHLEQLEEMEALCCKEGTLLCQQPDMAFGEYVHKLVDIMERKARCVQSMIAQLQPYLKPSNTNQPHNGEEDHQYSTNLIN
- the LOC130196855 gene encoding uncharacterized protein LOC130196855 isoform X2 yields the protein MDHHLKLFSCLEDTVHVCASRYRNNVADQGKESAIPVQLDTVSGCKGKNNHRPDFHSSFSNKLLGHKVRKGISRKEKLFCKINSNMATEHMAKPTPVYESKRTAGYNYGLPLSSPPAPNKKQPGGQRISVCLRKRPLMHTECRRGEADVVTTPSGECVIVHESKEAVDLSQYTLQHRFYFDQVFGEESSNEEVYQRTAYPLVQHMLNGGKATCFAFGQTGAGKTHTMLGSPLRPGLYALAVLDIFAYLSTTPMHSPLLVYVSFFEIYCGQLYDLLDHRKRLFAREDGQKVVHIVGLRDIRVDSVRSLLEVISRGTEERTQGMSGVNPLSSRSHALLQIQLRDTNQQIAGRMWFVDLAGSERASDTKEPNRQSRMEGAEINQSLLALKECIRSLDQEQSHTPFRQSKLTQVLKDSFVGDSMTCMIANISPGHLATEHTLNTLRYADRVKELKGQIGLRGGRRNKTIHDSPKQNLSNSSSSSSSRGNIVGTRGKSPTKKPKLGQQREDFGFTTPTTRLTTGGSIICSIPKNSRWGEETNPSTRKGIGLEHITPVRGLGIGDTRKRTGGREGRIRKGYGVTDSEFNHREKENQKSTLKEGRKEERRWIEQERQVESSRDTSSEVERSHKRDVQKDDERNKERERHLRQYHQQLQQFMPSSASSSVHLFSPSTCLSFSSSIQTSLSSSVPPSSSSSLQNTSCSSVSDCIQHGLGENLDACRARVDVRADNNSNKLSFFPRGDICLRTETSPSYSKHKDEIGHGGSGGVSEKWTISREGGEAIFGQDRGTHEKKSHKETGEGDVRVRREEWRPAGMEGGKERGWATTSETEHVNRMTGAIPADVEPLVVYNCVSEDSRYAGGEETDTSDDPRDGVWSTEEREEVDGYGLLSNHSGIDSNSLFNHPPAESSHQRAPAERPLSPACEHATLTPNKLSDLTRKFKHTRYPSNIAPLPLKNAQREMPPSSYKEKQPGFAALVNRTHFSNSHWAILPLTTPITRSGCKIPAKSLNILSESPAYPMEHSHPEVRAKGSVLPHEVTADSLSYIIDPISISLLQGDRQTATAPFLQGEQKKTSLCPLEIERAGEIVVDEDVEFRLSFLELPKSKTACPLISDTMTAANYTEQIKGMMKPPIPEVILVSLRDQENNQKPQTTPAIEVLGYIPPTSPLKTSTCGSTETSIMHSISSSAQPSGNTSSPNSHNLMTYSGATHVPPEYSRYMLSKLAFSISTPQSDSVLGQLNTVPKQCHTGHSNHPTNTNISLQKNCQETASNYTITPITNLSTLEDLDPRQWCVVQAHLEQLEEMEALCCKEGTLLCQQPDMVRMNQSHICIWRVCAQTGGYHGEKGPLCPEHDSSAAAIP